The Bacteroidales bacterium DNA segment AATACAACTTTAGTTTTTGTTGATATGAAAACAGGCAGACCGACAAACCCTCCGGAAGAGTTTACAAATAAGATTAAAGTCTATTTTGAATAAAAAAAGGGAGAAATTTACTCCCTTTTTCATATTTTTATTTGTGCTTTTCTTTAAATTTCTTTATACCTTCTCTTAAAAAGCGTGAAAAAGCAACAGGATCAGGATTATAAAAATATGGGTCTTTAATTAAAACTTTTCCGTTATAATCTAAAATAATGTATGCCGGTTGTGCATTCATTCCGAAACGAGAAATTTGAAAATCGGCATATTTTGAACCCAGTGTTTTTTTAACTTTACCGTCATAACTTGACGTTACCCAATCTTTTTTATCTAACTCAGTTCTGTCGTCAACATATAAAGATGCAATGACATAATCATTTTTTAAAATAGGCAAAACAGCCTCTGTTCCCCAAACATTATCTTCCATTTTTCGACAATTTACGCATGCATATCCTGTAAAATCAAGCATTACGGGTTTATTTTGTTCTTTTGCACATGCTAACGCTTGTTCATAATCAAAATACCCTAGTAATCCGTGAGGCATTTCATGCACATCTCCGTATTTCGGTTCAAAACAATTACTTTCTGAAAATGTTTCAGTTGCTGAACCGCCGCTGCCTTCAGAATTCATTCTTACAACTTTTGCGATATCAAATTCATGCGTACTCATGGGCGGCAAATAACCGGAAAGAATTTTTAAAGGTGCACCGAATAATCCCGGTATCATATAGACAACAAAAGAAAATGTTAAGATAGCAAATACTAATCTCGGTACTTTTAAGAAAGGCAAATCACTATCATGCGAAAATTTTATTTTTCCGAGAAGGTAGAAACCCATTAACGTAAAAATAGTTATCCAAAGAGCAAGATAAATCTCTCTGTTCAGTAAGCCCCAATGATAAGTTAAATCGGCAATACTTAAAAATTTAAGACCTAATGCCAGTTCAATAAACCCGAGAACAACCTTAACAGAATTTAGCCAACCGCCTGATTGCGGCATTTTATTCATAAGATGCGGGAAGAAAGCAAAAATTCCGAAAGGAATTGCAAATGCAAGTCCGAATCCGAGCATCCCGATTATGGGTCTTAACACATCACCGCCGGCAGATTCGACCAAAACAGTTCCGACAAGAGGTCCTGTACAAGAAAATGAAATTACAACTAATGAAAATGCCATAAAAAACGGAGCAAAAAATCCGCCTTTATCAACTTGTTTTTCAGAACTTTTAGTCATCCAGCTCGGCAATACAATTTCAAACATCCCAAAGAATGATGCGGCAAAAATCATAAATACCAAAAAGAAGAGAACATTAGGAATCCAATGTGTGCTTAACCAGTTGGCAAATTCAGGACCGAGTGTTACGGCAACCAACGTACCTATAATTGTATATATAAATATAATAGAAAGTGAGAAAAACATTGCTTCTGCCCTACTCTTTGCTTTTGATTTTTTCTCGTGCATAAAAAATGAAACCGTCATGGGTATCATCGGAAAAACGCAAGGAGTTAAAATTGCGGCAAATCCGGCAATCAATGCAGCAATAAATAATGCCCAAAATCCGCCTTTATCAGTTGCCGAATTAATTTCACCGGTGTCATTACTTTCCGCAACAACCGCACTTGTATCAGAAGCTGTTTTATTGGTATCAACTTCTTCCGTAACAACTTTATTTGTATCCGGAACTTCTTCCGTTATTGTATCATCCTTTGTTTCTTTTTGCAGTTGTTTTTTAATTGAATTAAGACCCGGAACTTTAAATTCAAAATCTTCATTCAGCGGAATACACATTCCTTCATCTGTACAGGCCTGACCGAAAAAAGAAACTGTAACGGTAAAATCATTATCAGATAAAACTTTAACTTTTTGAGTAAAGTATGCTTCTTTTTCAAAAGTTTGAATATTTGCCTCCATCAAATCATCATATTCTTTATGAGGCTTCGGCCATTCTAAAACTTTACCTGTTTTTTTATATGATGAACTTTCATTAAAAATAAATTCTGCGGGAATTCCGCCGGCAGGCTCGGAGTATTGTCCGTACAAATGCCAAGTTTTGTCTATTGTAGCCTTAGCAACAAGTTTTACTTCAGTTTCATTTATAACTTTTGTGTAAAATGTCCATTTAACCGGTTGTAATATTTGAGAATTAACATTAATACTTGTAAACATTAATGCTGTTAATGCCAAAATTATATTTTTTACCTTCATTTTAAAATTGTATAAAATTTTTTAATATTATTTAATCATAAAAACGTGTTTACCGGAAACCATAAAGCACATTCCTGTTTTATCATTGCATGCTTGTCCTTCAATAATTATTTTCCAGATATTTTTTTAAAAGAAGTTGCATTTTATAACAAAGCAACAAATATAAAAATATTTTTTTTGTGACTTATGTTACTTATTAAAATCATCAGCAAGAATTTGACAGTATAAAATAAACACAAAAACCAAACAGATAAAGTTAAACGTTAAAAATAAATTTTTGTTGCAATAATCTAATTAAAAAAGAGACATCATATATTGATGCCTCCCTTAGAAGTATTGGTAATTTCAAAAAATGCTTTTATTTATCTCGCTCTTCTTTTGAAGATTTCACGAGCCGAGTAACAGAAAGATGTTTTCTTCCGCTTTTTGAGGTAAAATATTGAACGAAAACATCATAATAGTTAATAACTGCTTCGTCTAAAGGAGATGTTTCACCGTCAACATTCATGTAATAACCTCCGGTAACGCTTTTATATGCATCAATAAAATATGTTGCGGGGTTTAAATCTGTAAAAACTACAATTCCGTCACTTCCGGTTGTTAGTACTTCGCTTACAGGGTTTGTAAGGTTTTGCCAATTAGTTGAATCTCCGTAAAGTTGCACCTCGCATCCGGAAACAGGATCATTTGTACCTTCATATTTTATTAAAATGTCTAAATCTGTTGAATTTATTACGTTCAACACAGTAACAACATCAGTAAATGTTTCCGTTGTATTATATCCGTTTGCTGTTAGTGAAACTTGATATGTTCCGGGTAAAGTATAAACATGGTTAGCATTTCTTTGGTTAGAAGTTGTTCCGTCACCGAAATTCCATTCATATTCTTCTGCATATTGAGAGCAATCAACAAAACTGACGGGTTCATTTATATAATGAATATCTCCGGTTACCACAAAACATGCATTTACGTCATTGTAATGAGGTGTTCTGTTACAACTGCTGAATGTAAGCAGCAAAATAGGGATAATAAATTTTATTTTTTCCATAATACGTTGATTTTTAGTTAATAAATATTGTTAAAATAGTTCCTTGTTACTATTTAACTTCAATTTTTATATATTTTTCATTTTTAATTTTACCGTCTTCTCGTTCATATTTGAAATGTAAGAAAAGTATTCCTGTTTTTTTTGTTGAAAAAGTCCATAAATCATATCCGCCGCCGCCGACCATGTTCATAGTTTTTTCTTCTTTTACAAATTCATTACTTATTTCTTTTATAATTCCCGGTTTTATTTTACTTGCAATTTTCCACTTATAACCTGTGCTGGGATTTGATGATAATTTTATTTTTAAAGTATCATTTAAATTCACGGTATATGTATTATCTAATTTACTTTCAGGCACATCTTTCAGTACAACCTTCTGACTGTCACAAGATTGCATTGCAAATAATACAATTAAAACAATTACCGGAATAATGAGTTTTTTAGTCATAGTTTCTATTTTTATTTAATAAACATTTAATTTATTCTTTGCTTTATAGTTTCATACATCAAAATAGATGCCGCAACTGAAACATTTAATGATTTTATTTCTCCGAGAACAGGGATTTTTACAAACTCATCTGATAATGAGATAATTGATTTTGAAACTCCTGCATCTTCAGCTCCTACTACAATTAATAACGGAACTTTAAAATCGGTTTTATAATAATTGTGTTCTGCTTTTTCACTTGCCGTTACAACTTTTAAACCGCTGTTTTTAAGATTTTCAAGTGTTTTTCTCAGACTCGGAGTTCTGCATATAGGAACTTTATGTAAAGCTCCTGCCGATGTTTTAACTGCATCTGCATTAATTTGTGCCGAACCTTTTTCGGGAACTAAAACTGCATCTGCTCCGGCACATTCTGCCGTTCTTACAATTGCTCCGAAATTCCTTACATCGGTTACACCGTCTAAAACAATTACAAAAGGAGTTCTGCCTTCTTCAAAAACTCTTGTAACAATTTCTTCAATATTATAAAAATTAACGGGAGAAATAAAAGCTAAAACACCTTGATGGTTTTTTCGTGTTATTTTATTAATTTTCTGAATCGGTACAAACTGAAATAATATTTTATGTTTTTTTAAAACTTGCAGAAGTTCTTTTTGAAGTTCATTATCATTACTTCTCGTAACTAATACCTTTTCAATTTGTTTATCAGAATTTACTGCCTCTATAACCGCACGTGTTCCGAATATAAAATTATCTTTTGCCATATAGCTTTCAAAAATACAATAATTTAGTAATTTAGCATGTTTTTTCTTTGTAAAGAACAAAATTCAACCGTAATTATTATGATACTTAAACAAAATTCAAATCTTGATAATTTTTTTGTCGGAATAATCTCAGGACTTATTGCCGCATTTATAATTACAACAATTATAGTTCATGCAAATATTAAAGAGCCGGATTTAACTGTATGGGATCACTATAAAGGCTTTTTTAAAAACCCGTTTTTTAAATCCAGAATATTATTATCGTTAAAAGGCGGAGCAATAGGAGTTTTACCCTTATTTTATCTTTTTCTGAATAAAAAAATGATGAAAGCCGTTAAAGGTTTAATTGCTGTTGTTGCATTGATAGGGATTCTTGTTGTTTGGGGAATATTAACTTAATAATAAAAAATTGAAATATTACTTAACAGTAGGAGAAGCTTCGGGAGATTTGCATGCATCAAATTTAATGAAAGCAATAAAAAGATTTGATAAAAATGCTGAGTTCAGATACCTCGGCGGTGATTTAATGAAAAAACAAGGCGGAACACTTGTAAAACATTTTAAAGAAACTGCTTATATGGGTTTCTTAGATGTTTTTTTTCATCTTCCCGCCATTTTAAAAAACATTAAATTCATTAAAAAAGATATAGCCGAATTTAATCCCGATGTTGTTATTTTAACGGATTATCCGGGTTTTAATTTAAGAATTGCCGAATTTACACACAAAAAAGGACTGAAAACGTATTATTATATTTCTCCTAAAATTTGGGCATGGAAACAATCAAGAGTTCATAAAATTAAAAAATTTATTGATAAGCTTTTCATTATTTTTCCTTTTGAAAAAGACTTTTATAAAAAATTTAATTACGAAGTTGAATATGTCGGCAATCCGGTAATGGATGCAATTGATTCTTCTGCAAAAGACATTAAGAAATTCAGAGACAAATATAAATTAAGTGATAAAAAAATAATTGCTTTACTTCCCGGCAGCAGAAAACAAGAAATAAAACATAATTTTCCGATAATGTTAAAAGTTGCTGAAAAATTTAATGATTATCAATTTATTGTTGCCGCTGCAACTTCGTTAGAAAAAAACGTTTTTGAACAATACATAAATAAGCAAAACATAAAGCTTATTTATAACGACACTTATGAAATATTAAAACATTCGGAAGCTGCAATCGTAACTTCCGGAACAGCAACTTTAGAAACTGCAATATTAAACATCCCTGAATTAGTGTGTTACAAAGGAGAGCATATTTCTTATCAAATTGCAAAAAGACTGGTAAAAGTTGATTATATTTCACTGGTTAATCTTGTTATGCAGAAAGAAGTTATAAAAGAGTTTATTCAATACGACATGACCGTTGAAAATATTACAAAAGAATTGGAACTATTATTAAACGATGACGTATATAAAAACACAATGTTGAAAAACTTTGAGGAAATGAGAAAAAAGCTCGGAGGCAAAGGTGCTTCTGAAAGAACTGCCGAAATAATAGTTAAAAGTTTAAATTAATCAGAAAATATGAGAAATTTATTATTAATTACATTTATATCTATACTATCGCTTACAAATATGTTTTCGCAAGCATTACCGATAGCAATTGACGGAAGATATAATGACTGGGGCGGTGCCGCATCTTTTGAAGACACGCAAAATGACGGAAGCAATATTGATTTACTGTCTTTTTCGGTTTCAAACGACAGCTCATATTTGTTTATTCGAATAGCATTATCAGAAGAAATTGAATTGGATTATAACAATAATCTTTATTTGGAAATTGATGCCGATAATAATGCTTCAACAGGATATCCGGTAAACGGAATAGGTGCCGATTTAGCAATAAATTTCGGAGACAAAACATTTATATATAATGCACCTGACGGAAGCACCAGCTATTTATCACACTATGACATAGGATTTTATGAACTTCCGACCGTAACCTCCGACACTTTTGAATTTGCAATAAATCGTTTTGCAATGCCTGACGGAACAAATCTTTTATTCAACAACCCCGTTATTGATATTTGCTTTATTGAAAACATAAGCGGAGGAGATAAAATGCCTAATTCGGGAACAATTTTCTCATATACTTTTGACGAAACGCCTGTTGAAACATATAATTATATCGGGTTTGAAAAAAATAATGAATCAGACGTACGCTTAATGACTTATAATACTCTTTATGACGGATTAATAAGCAGTAATACACAAAGAGTTGCAGCCTTTCAAAGAATAATTACTGCCGTAAATCCGGATATCATTACTTTTAACGAATGTTGGAGTACTACAAAATATCAGGCACAAAATTTATTAAATTCATGGCTGCCTGTTTCGGGAGGTCAATGGACATGTATAAAAGCGGATGAAGGAAATATTACTTGTTCAAAATATAATATTCCGGATTATTATACCATAGACCCGACATATATTAACAGAATAACGGCAAACTTAGTTGACTTGCCTGATACATACCCTCGTGATATACTTGTAATAAATTCACATTTTAAATGTTGCTCTGACGATAATACAAGGCAATCGCAAGCAGATGCAATTATCAGTTTTATAAGAGATGTTAAATCTTCCGGAGGAGGAATAACTTTACCATACGGAACACCTTTTGTTATAAGCGGAGATTTGAACTTAGTGGGAAGCAGCCGGCAATTAAAAACATTATTAACCGGAGATATTCTTAATAACTATGAATTCGGGGAAGATATCAGCCCTGACTGGGACAACACAAACTTAACAGACATAATCGGTTTTCACACAGACGAAAGAACAGCATTAACATGGCTTGATAATACTTCAAGTTATTGGCCCGGACGAATAGATTATACAATCAGTTCTGATGAAGGCTCTTCAGTATCAAAAACTTTTATTGTTAACACAAAAAAAATGTTACCTGAACGGCTTTCTCAATATAGCTTATTAATTTCTGACAGTGAACTTGCTTCAGACCATTTTCCGAAAATTACAGACTTTATAATTGAAGATGCAATTGAAAATGTAAGTGATTTAAAAGATTTCGAAGGAATAAATATTTACCCTAATCCTTCTTCGTCGGGGCTTTTTACTATTGACACCCGAAACAATACAGAGATAAATAAAATTCAGGTATTTAATATTACGGGGCAAAATATTTTTTCTTCCGAAAATAATAAAGGTAAAAACTTTAAGTTAGATTTAAGTTCATTTAATTCAGGTATTTATTTCATTGAAATTTCAACAAAAACATTTACCGGAACTTACAAAGTTGTTAAATAAAAAATGTCATCTTTTTTTGATTACGGCTTGAGTTCGTCTCCTTCTTTATTGTAGAATCTGTATTCTAAATAATTATACGTTACAACCGAAACAATTTTTATTTTACGTTTGTACTTTAAAATCCATTTTCTGAGTTTAGATTTAAACCCGTATCTCAAATATCCGGCAATAAAAGGATGAACATGGAGTTCAATAGCTCCTTTGTATTTACTTATCATATATTGCAAATGATTTTCAACCTCATCGGCAAAAATAATACTCGGTGTAATTTCTCCGGTTCCTTCGCAAGTCGGGCAAGTTTCTTTTGTTTCAATATCAGTGGCAGGTCTTACACGCTGTCGGGTAATTTGCATAAGGCCGAATTTACTCAGAGGTAAAATACTGTGTTTTGTTCTGTCTGTTGCCATAGCTTCTTTCATATACTGAAAAAGCTTTTGTTTGTTCTCCCCGGAATGCATGTCAATAAAATCGACAACAATAATTCCTCCTATATCTCTCAACCTCAACTGCCTTGCAATTTCTTCGGCTGCCAACATATTAACTTCAACTGCATTGGTTTCTTGGTCGGAAGCTTTTTTGGATCTGTTACCGCTGTTTACGTCAACAACCGTTAAGGCTTCTGTTTCTTCAATTATCAAATAAGCTCCGCTTTGTATCGTAACGGTTTTGCCGAAACTTGCTTTAATTTGTTTGCTTATTCCGAAATAATCAAAGATAGGTGTTCTCTTATCATAATATTTTACAATCTTTTCTTTATCCGGGAATATCTCGGATACGTAATTTTTCATTTGAGAATAAACAGATTCGCTGTCAACATAAATACTTGTAAATGAGTTATTAAGAATGTCTCTCAATAAAGCTGCGGGTTTATTTAACTCTCCCATTGCAACCGAGGGCGGGTTTATTTCTTGAAGTTTACTTACGGTACCTTCCCATTTTTTCACTAATTCTCTTAATTCTTCATCCAGCACCGCTACTCTTCTGTTTTTTGCAACAGTTCTTACAATTACACCGAAATTCTCGGGTTTAATACTTTGTATTAATCGTTTTAATCTTTTACGTTCTTCTTCTGCAACTATTTTTTTGGAAATAGAAACAGTATTTGAAAACGGAATTAAAACTAAATTTCGACCGGCAATAGATATTTCGGCACTTAATCTCGGTCCTTTTGTTGAAATAGGTTCTTTTGCAATTTGAACCAATACAATCTGTCCGCCTTTTAAAACTTCAGATATTTTTCCGTATTTATTAATATCCTTTTGCAGTTTAAAATCTTGAAGTTTAACATTTGAACTTTTAGAATTTAAAGCTGTATTAATAAATTTCTGCTGGGAATCAAATTGAGGACCTAAATCAAAATAGTGTAAAAATGCATCTTTTTTAAATCCTACATCTACAAAAGCTGCATTCAAACCGTTCATAACTTTTTTAACTTTTGCTAAAAAAATATCTCCGACGGTAAACTTATTTGAACTTTTTTCTTTGTGAAGTTCCGACAGTCTTTTATTCTCTGTATATGCTATTGATATGTCTCTTTTAGAAACACTTATAATTAATTCATTACTCACGTGTCTTCCGCTTTATTATTTTTTTTTATAAACCAAAAAGAGCCTAAGCCGGCTCTTTTCGTTATATCTTGTACAGACTGAAAAATTATTTCTTTTTCTTATGTCTGTTTTTTCTCAACCGCTTTTTTCGCTTATGAGTTGACATCTTTGCTCTTTTTCGTTTCTTTCCGCTGGGCATAACTTGTTCTGTTAATATTTATATTCTGTTGATTTACTTGTTAAGATTTTACATTCTCTTTAACTTCACTGACAAACGACTTTGCAGGCTTAAACGCAGGAATAAAGTGCTCCGGAATAATTATGGTTGTATTCTTGGAAATATTTCTTGCTGTTTTCTCTGCTCTTTTCTTAACAATAAAACTGCCGAAACCTCTCAAATATACATTATTATTATTCTTTAAGGAATCTTTGATATTTTCCATAAATGCTTCAACTGTTTTTTTTACAGCTACTTTCTCTATACCGGTTTGTTTTGATATTTCATTAACTATGTCCGCTTTTGTCATTTTCAGTATATTTTAGTTATCAATTAATTAACATCATTTTCAGAATTGCAAATATAAACTATTTCTTTTTATAAATAAAATTCTTATCCTTAATTTTTTATATTTTTTTATGTGTAAAAATACAACACTCTAACTTACTGCTCTTTACAGTTACAGCAAAGTTTATTTAAAACTATTTAATTTATATTAAAAACCTAAAAATCAATTATGTCCAAAACTGTTTATTTCAACATTAAAAATTTTTGAGGGGAATTTTTTTATCAAAGCCATATCATGGGTTGCCATTAATACGGTAGTTCCCTTTTTTGATGCACCTGTTAAAAGATGCATTATATTCTCAGAACTTTTTTCATCTAAATTCCCGGTAGGCTCATCTGCCAATATTAACAATGGGCTGTTTATCAATGCTCTTGCGATACCTACACTTTGTTGCTCTCCTCCGGATAATTCAAAGGGCATTCTTTTTTCTTTGCCTTTTAATCCTACAGTTTCTAATGTATTTATTATTTTTTTATTAATTAATGTTTTTGATTTTTCGCCGGAAGCTTCCAATACAAACTTTAAATTATCGTAAACATTTCTGTCGGTAAGTAGTTTATAATCTTGAAAAACAATACCCAACTTCCTCCTTAATAAATGAATTTGATTCTGTTTTATTTTTGTTAAATCATAACCTGCAACTTTCACTTCTCCGGTTCTGATTTCTTCGTCTGCATATAAAATTTTCAATAAACTTGACTTACCGCTTCCCACCTTACCTGTAAGATAAATAAATTC contains these protein-coding regions:
- a CDS encoding thioredoxin family protein, yielding MKVKNIILALTALMFTSINVNSQILQPVKWTFYTKVINETEVKLVAKATIDKTWHLYGQYSEPAGGIPAEFIFNESSSYKKTGKVLEWPKPHKEYDDLMEANIQTFEKEAYFTQKVKVLSDNDFTVTVSFFGQACTDEGMCIPLNEDFEFKVPGLNSIKKQLQKETKDDTITEEVPDTNKVVTEEVDTNKTASDTSAVVAESNDTGEINSATDKGGFWALFIAALIAGFAAILTPCVFPMIPMTVSFFMHEKKSKAKSRAEAMFFSLSIIFIYTIIGTLVAVTLGPEFANWLSTHWIPNVLFFLVFMIFAASFFGMFEIVLPSWMTKSSEKQVDKGGFFAPFFMAFSLVVISFSCTGPLVGTVLVESAGGDVLRPIIGMLGFGLAFAIPFGIFAFFPHLMNKMPQSGGWLNSVKVVLGFIELALGLKFLSIADLTYHWGLLNREIYLALWITIFTLMGFYLLGKIKFSHDSDLPFLKVPRLVFAILTFSFVVYMIPGLFGAPLKILSGYLPPMSTHEFDIAKVVRMNSEGSGGSATETFSESNCFEPKYGDVHEMPHGLLGYFDYEQALACAKEQNKPVMLDFTGYACVNCRKMEDNVWGTEAVLPILKNDYVIASLYVDDRTELDKKDWVTSSYDGKVKKTLGSKYADFQISRFGMNAQPAYIILDYNGKVLIKDPYFYNPDPVAFSRFLREGIKKFKEKHK
- a CDS encoding PKD domain-containing protein, which gives rise to MEKIKFIIPILLLTFSSCNRTPHYNDVNACFVVTGDIHYINEPVSFVDCSQYAEEYEWNFGDGTTSNQRNANHVYTLPGTYQVSLTANGYNTTETFTDVVTVLNVINSTDLDILIKYEGTNDPVSGCEVQLYGDSTNWQNLTNPVSEVLTTGSDGIVVFTDLNPATYFIDAYKSVTGGYYMNVDGETSPLDEAVINYYDVFVQYFTSKSGRKHLSVTRLVKSSKEERDK
- a CDS encoding protease inhibitor I42 family protein gives rise to the protein MTKKLIIPVIVLIVLFAMQSCDSQKVVLKDVPESKLDNTYTVNLNDTLKIKLSSNPSTGYKWKIASKIKPGIIKEISNEFVKEEKTMNMVGGGGYDLWTFSTKKTGILFLHFKYEREDGKIKNEKYIKIEVK
- the rlmB gene encoding 23S rRNA (guanosine(2251)-2'-O)-methyltransferase RlmB, translating into MAKDNFIFGTRAVIEAVNSDKQIEKVLVTRSNDNELQKELLQVLKKHKILFQFVPIQKINKITRKNHQGVLAFISPVNFYNIEEIVTRVFEEGRTPFVIVLDGVTDVRNFGAIVRTAECAGADAVLVPEKGSAQINADAVKTSAGALHKVPICRTPSLRKTLENLKNSGLKVVTASEKAEHNYYKTDFKVPLLIVVGAEDAGVSKSIISLSDEFVKIPVLGEIKSLNVSVAASILMYETIKQRIN
- the lpxB gene encoding lipid-A-disaccharide synthase; the encoded protein is MKYYLTVGEASGDLHASNLMKAIKRFDKNAEFRYLGGDLMKKQGGTLVKHFKETAYMGFLDVFFHLPAILKNIKFIKKDIAEFNPDVVILTDYPGFNLRIAEFTHKKGLKTYYYISPKIWAWKQSRVHKIKKFIDKLFIIFPFEKDFYKKFNYEVEYVGNPVMDAIDSSAKDIKKFRDKYKLSDKKIIALLPGSRKQEIKHNFPIMLKVAEKFNDYQFIVAAATSLEKNVFEQYINKQNIKLIYNDTYEILKHSEAAIVTSGTATLETAILNIPELVCYKGEHISYQIAKRLVKVDYISLVNLVMQKEVIKEFIQYDMTVENITKELELLLNDDVYKNTMLKNFEEMRKKLGGKGASERTAEIIVKSLN
- a CDS encoding T9SS type A sorting domain-containing protein yields the protein MRNLLLITFISILSLTNMFSQALPIAIDGRYNDWGGAASFEDTQNDGSNIDLLSFSVSNDSSYLFIRIALSEEIELDYNNNLYLEIDADNNASTGYPVNGIGADLAINFGDKTFIYNAPDGSTSYLSHYDIGFYELPTVTSDTFEFAINRFAMPDGTNLLFNNPVIDICFIENISGGDKMPNSGTIFSYTFDETPVETYNYIGFEKNNESDVRLMTYNTLYDGLISSNTQRVAAFQRIITAVNPDIITFNECWSTTKYQAQNLLNSWLPVSGGQWTCIKADEGNITCSKYNIPDYYTIDPTYINRITANLVDLPDTYPRDILVINSHFKCCSDDNTRQSQADAIISFIRDVKSSGGGITLPYGTPFVISGDLNLVGSSRQLKTLLTGDILNNYEFGEDISPDWDNTNLTDIIGFHTDERTALTWLDNTSSYWPGRIDYTISSDEGSSVSKTFIVNTKKMLPERLSQYSLLISDSELASDHFPKITDFIIEDAIENVSDLKDFEGINIYPNPSSSGLFTIDTRNNTEINKIQVFNITGQNIFSSENNKGKNFKLDLSSFNSGIYFIEISTKTFTGTYKVVK
- a CDS encoding Rne/Rng family ribonuclease, translated to MSNELIISVSKRDISIAYTENKRLSELHKEKSSNKFTVGDIFLAKVKKVMNGLNAAFVDVGFKKDAFLHYFDLGPQFDSQQKFINTALNSKSSNVKLQDFKLQKDINKYGKISEVLKGGQIVLVQIAKEPISTKGPRLSAEISIAGRNLVLIPFSNTVSISKKIVAEEERKRLKRLIQSIKPENFGVIVRTVAKNRRVAVLDEELRELVKKWEGTVSKLQEINPPSVAMGELNKPAALLRDILNNSFTSIYVDSESVYSQMKNYVSEIFPDKEKIVKYYDKRTPIFDYFGISKQIKASFGKTVTIQSGAYLIIEETEALTVVDVNSGNRSKKASDQETNAVEVNMLAAEEIARQLRLRDIGGIIVVDFIDMHSGENKQKLFQYMKEAMATDRTKHSILPLSKFGLMQITRQRVRPATDIETKETCPTCEGTGEITPSIIFADEVENHLQYMISKYKGAIELHVHPFIAGYLRYGFKSKLRKWILKYKRKIKIVSVVTYNYLEYRFYNKEGDELKP
- a CDS encoding integration host factor subunit beta gives rise to the protein MTKADIVNEISKQTGIEKVAVKKTVEAFMENIKDSLKNNNNVYLRGFGSFIVKKRAEKTARNISKNTTIIIPEHFIPAFKPAKSFVSEVKENVKS
- a CDS encoding ATP-binding cassette domain-containing protein, producing MEETILRLKNLSVYRKNNKILSGINFSADKGEFIYLTGKVGSGKSSLLKILYADEEIRTGEVKVAGYDLTKIKQNQIHLLRRKLGIVFQDYKLLTDRNVYDNLKFVLEASGEKSKTLINKKIINTLETVGLKGKEKRMPFELSGGEQQSVGIARALINSPLLILADEPTGNLDEKSSENIMHLLTGASKKGTTVLMATHDMALIKKFPSKIFNVEINSFGHN